A stretch of the Vitreoscilla filiformis genome encodes the following:
- a CDS encoding type II toxin-antitoxin system VapC family toxin, whose amino-acid sequence MAYLLDTNALIYLFKNQGNVRQRVALRQDHEICMCTPVLWELKTGALKSSQPEAALQKLTFVQSRFKLLTFDEACADQAARVRASLELQGTPIGPIDTLIAGTALAHELTLVTRNLREFQRVPGLAVEDWYS is encoded by the coding sequence ATGGCGTACTTGTTGGACACCAACGCGTTGATCTACCTGTTCAAGAACCAGGGCAACGTGCGCCAACGTGTGGCCTTGCGGCAAGACCATGAAATTTGCATGTGTACGCCTGTCCTGTGGGAGTTGAAGACAGGCGCACTCAAATCCAGCCAACCGGAAGCAGCGCTGCAAAAACTCACGTTTGTACAAAGTCGGTTCAAGCTGCTGACGTTTGACGAAGCCTGCGCCGATCAGGCCGCCCGTGTGCGCGCCTCGCTGGAGCTGCAAGGCACACCCATCGGCCCCATTGATACGCTCATCGCCGGCACCGCCCTGGCCCACGAACTGACACTGGTCACGCGCAACCTTCGGGAGTTCCAGCGGGTGCCTGGGCTGGCCGTGGAGGATTGGTACAGCTAA
- a CDS encoding helix-turn-helix domain-containing protein: MRRQTHRQLKLDALTNTTAEAARRCGVTQPRMNDLLRDRINRFSLDALVNMAAACGQRVRVELAPA, encoded by the coding sequence ATGCGTCGCCAAACACACCGACAGTTGAAGCTTGACGCCCTGACCAACACCACAGCCGAAGCTGCTCGCCGCTGCGGTGTGACGCAACCGCGCATGAATGACTTGCTGCGCGATCGCATCAACCGCTTCTCGCTGGATGCGCTTGTGAACATGGCTGCGGCTTGTGGGCAACGGGTGCGGGTGGAGCTAGCGCCTGCGTGA
- the csy1 gene encoding type I-F CRISPR-associated protein Csy1, translated as MPNLSGRSAAIRSVITAFLLERRDGKLDKLPADDPKRAELLAQFQPAVWLEDAARRVSQIQAVTHSLKPIHPDAKGSNLYCPPPRLAAQTVVGSHCLGESFATDVVGNAAALDVYKFLKLEFEGQSLLARLLAGDEDALAALSDDPTQAHHWAQAFTGLVAPRGRVASHTLAKQLYWLAGEAPLRDADFHLLAPLYPSSLVQRMYEQLQEDRFSEAAKEARQAKKAGEFHERPTHDYPHLAVQKLGGTKPQNISQLNSERLGQNFLLASQPPQWHSRDVLPLLDTDSLFKRFGRRPEVRQTVKALHTFLAANPPKNVGTRDTRDDLADGLIDEFLLFGAALRELPPGWSQAPECKLPDEQKVWVDSGAFSPENLPPNWADELAARYALWLNAALSTTDAMTMGDPEHAHWRNDLRDALAAYDWELRHAA; from the coding sequence ATGCCGAACCTTTCAGGGAGGTCGGCGGCGATTCGATCCGTCATCACGGCGTTCTTGCTGGAACGCCGCGATGGCAAGCTCGACAAGCTGCCCGCCGATGACCCCAAACGCGCCGAGCTGCTGGCGCAATTTCAGCCGGCGGTTTGGCTGGAAGACGCCGCCCGGCGAGTGAGCCAGATCCAGGCCGTCACCCATTCGCTCAAACCCATTCACCCCGATGCCAAGGGCAGCAACCTTTATTGCCCGCCGCCTCGCTTGGCCGCGCAAACCGTGGTCGGCAGCCATTGTCTCGGTGAATCCTTCGCCACGGATGTGGTCGGCAACGCCGCTGCCCTGGATGTTTATAAATTCCTCAAGCTGGAGTTTGAGGGCCAAAGCTTGTTGGCCCGGCTGCTGGCCGGTGATGAGGATGCGCTCGCCGCCCTGAGCGACGATCCCACCCAGGCGCACCACTGGGCGCAAGCTTTCACCGGCTTGGTGGCGCCGCGTGGCCGCGTCGCCAGCCACACTTTGGCCAAGCAGCTTTACTGGCTGGCCGGTGAAGCCCCGCTGCGCGATGCGGATTTCCACCTGCTGGCCCCGCTTTACCCCAGCTCGCTGGTGCAACGGATGTATGAGCAGTTGCAGGAGGATCGCTTCAGCGAAGCCGCCAAGGAAGCGCGCCAAGCCAAAAAAGCCGGCGAGTTTCACGAACGCCCAACGCACGATTACCCCCATTTGGCGGTGCAAAAGCTGGGTGGCACCAAGCCGCAGAACATCAGCCAACTCAACAGCGAGCGGCTGGGGCAGAACTTCTTGCTGGCCTCGCAGCCACCACAGTGGCACAGCCGGGATGTCCTGCCGCTGCTGGACACCGACAGCTTGTTCAAGCGCTTTGGCCGCCGACCCGAGGTGCGCCAAACGGTGAAGGCCCTGCACACGTTTTTGGCCGCCAACCCGCCGAAGAACGTGGGCACCCGCGACACCCGCGATGACTTGGCCGATGGGCTGATCGACGAGTTCTTGCTCTTTGGCGCCGCGCTGCGCGAGCTGCCACCCGGCTGGAGCCAAGCGCCGGAATGCAAACTGCCCGATGAGCAAAAAGTGTGGGTGGACAGCGGCGCTTTCTCCCCTGAAAACCTGCCACCGAACTGGGCCGACGAGCTGGCCGCTCGCTACGCCTTGTGGCTCAACGCCGCGCTGAGCACCACCGATGCCATGACGATGGGCGACCCCGAGCACGCCCACTGGCGCAACGATCTGCGCGACGCCCTGGCCGCCTACGACTGGGAGCTGCGCCATGCTGCATGA
- the csy2 gene encoding type I-F CRISPR-associated protein Csy2: protein MLHDMPEINGLLVLPCLRVQNANAISSPLTWGFPSITAFTGFMHALERKLGADSPLNFNAIGVICHAFEPQTTEGGFTRAFRLTRNPVNADGSSAALVEEGRAHLDITLVLGFSSDTLAAADETTRQQTAQRVADAVAGMRLAGGSVMPALPLAGGSSRQRRPEMLPWPLHYQAEKADQAWRRLRQRWLPGFALVARDDLLTAHLAELQTQNPSATVLDAWLDASRLNHRAVRVNAPDTPERVEWQRDARPGWIVPIPVGYAALSELHAPGSVAGARDRETPFRFVESVYSLGQWIGPHRLGSAQDLLWWSDFDADAGLYRCRNAYRPPASAPIPSPSSAEDPLQDPDSPFAYV from the coding sequence ATGCTGCATGACATGCCTGAAATCAACGGCTTGCTGGTGCTGCCGTGCTTGCGGGTGCAAAACGCCAACGCCATTTCCAGCCCGCTGACCTGGGGTTTCCCATCCATCACGGCGTTCACGGGCTTCATGCACGCGCTGGAGCGCAAGCTGGGCGCTGACAGCCCGCTCAACTTCAACGCGATTGGGGTGATCTGCCATGCGTTTGAGCCGCAAACCACCGAGGGCGGTTTCACCCGCGCCTTTCGGCTGACGCGCAACCCGGTGAACGCCGATGGCAGCTCAGCCGCACTGGTGGAAGAAGGCCGCGCCCATCTGGACATCACCTTGGTGCTGGGGTTTTCAAGTGACACCCTGGCCGCCGCCGATGAAACCACCCGCCAGCAAACCGCCCAGCGTGTGGCCGATGCCGTGGCCGGCATGCGCCTGGCCGGTGGCAGCGTGATGCCCGCGCTGCCCTTGGCCGGTGGCAGCTCACGCCAGCGCCGGCCCGAGATGCTGCCCTGGCCGCTGCACTACCAAGCCGAAAAGGCCGATCAAGCCTGGCGCCGCCTGCGCCAGCGCTGGTTGCCCGGTTTTGCCTTGGTGGCACGGGATGACTTGTTGACCGCTCACTTGGCCGAGCTGCAAACCCAAAACCCCAGCGCCACGGTGCTGGACGCATGGCTGGATGCCTCGCGCCTCAACCATCGGGCGGTGCGGGTGAACGCACCCGATACACCTGAACGGGTGGAATGGCAGCGCGATGCGCGGCCCGGCTGGATCGTGCCGATTCCGGTGGGTTACGCGGCGCTGTCTGAGCTGCACGCGCCGGGCTCGGTGGCAGGGGCGCGAGATCGGGAAACGCCGTTCCGGTTTGTGGAGAGCGTTTACAGCTTGGGCCAGTGGATCGGCCCGCATCGGCTGGGCAGCGCGCAAGACCTGCTCTGGTGGAGTGACTTTGACGCCGACGCCGGCCTCTACCGCTGCCGCAACGCTTACCGGCCGCCCGCATCTGCGCCAATCCCCTCACCGTCTTCGGCTGAAGACCCCCTGCAAGACCCCGATTCCCCGTTCGCTTACGTCTAA
- the csy3 gene encoding type I-F CRISPR-associated protein Csy3: MATKKDTSAALATASVLAFERKLDPSDALFHAGIWAERDQPKAWVPVGVNAKSVRGTISNRLKTKDQDPIKLDAAIQNPNLQTVDVAALPAEADTLRVSFTLRVLGGAGTPSACNSADYQAKLLQTVAGYVSANGFTELASRYAHNLANGRFLWRNRVGAEAVEVRVAHLQDGQAAKTWVFDALALSLREFNSPAVAELAALLAEGLGGNRHVLLQVTAFVRQGFGQEVFPSQELILDRGRGDKSKTLYTVNKVAGLHSQKVGNALRTIDTWYPEADTLNLGPIAVEPYGSVTTLGRACRPPATKRDFYNLLDNWLLKDQVPALEQQHFVMATLIRGGVFGDAGKD; the protein is encoded by the coding sequence ATGGCTACCAAAAAAGACACCTCCGCTGCGCTGGCCACCGCTTCGGTGTTGGCGTTTGAGCGCAAGCTCGATCCGTCTGACGCGCTGTTTCATGCCGGCATCTGGGCCGAACGCGATCAACCCAAGGCTTGGGTGCCGGTGGGGGTGAACGCCAAATCGGTGCGCGGCACGATTTCCAACCGGCTCAAAACCAAAGACCAAGACCCGATCAAGCTGGATGCCGCGATTCAAAACCCCAACCTGCAAACCGTCGATGTGGCCGCCCTGCCCGCTGAAGCGGACACGCTGCGGGTGAGTTTCACGCTGCGGGTGTTGGGCGGCGCGGGCACGCCTTCAGCCTGCAACAGTGCGGACTACCAAGCCAAGCTGCTGCAAACCGTGGCCGGCTATGTGAGCGCCAACGGCTTTACCGAGCTGGCCAGCCGCTACGCGCACAACCTCGCCAACGGGCGGTTCTTGTGGCGCAACCGGGTAGGCGCGGAAGCCGTGGAAGTGCGCGTGGCTCATCTGCAAGACGGCCAGGCTGCCAAAACCTGGGTGTTTGATGCGCTGGCACTCTCGCTGCGCGAGTTCAACAGCCCGGCGGTGGCGGAGTTGGCCGCGCTGCTGGCTGAAGGTCTGGGCGGCAACCGCCATGTGCTGCTGCAAGTGACGGCCTTTGTGCGCCAAGGCTTTGGGCAAGAGGTGTTCCCTTCGCAAGAGCTGATCTTGGATCGGGGACGCGGGGACAAGAGCAAGACGCTTTACACCGTGAACAAGGTGGCCGGCCTGCACTCTCAAAAAGTGGGCAACGCGCTGCGCACGATTGACACCTGGTATCCCGAAGCCGACACCCTGAACCTGGGGCCGATTGCGGTGGAGCCCTATGGCTCGGTGACGACGCTGGGCCGCGCCTGCCGCCCACCCGCAACCAAGCGGGATTTTTACAACCTGCTGGACAACTGGCTGCTCAAAGACCAAGTGCCCGCGCTGGAACAGCAGCACTTTGTGATGGCCACGCTCATCCGAGGTGGTGTGTTTGGCGACGCAGGCAAGGACTGA
- the cas6f gene encoding type I-F CRISPR-associated endoribonuclease Cas6/Csy4, with the protein MCTYYLDLVLEPDPEFGAPMLMAALYAKLHRALVAVESTTPLGAVGVSFPLHDDARPTLGTCMRLHGSEAALAALMSTPWLRGVRDHLAQAQPTPQPVPLEKLQGYRVVSRVQVHSSPERQRRRLMRRQGVDEREAVQRIPNDVVQRCDLPFVSLASASTGQVFKLFVRHGTLQAQAVEGRFNAYGLSQQGATVPWF; encoded by the coding sequence ATGTGTACGTACTACCTGGATTTGGTGCTGGAGCCTGACCCGGAGTTTGGCGCGCCGATGTTGATGGCGGCGCTCTACGCCAAGCTGCACCGGGCACTGGTGGCGGTGGAGTCCACCACGCCGCTGGGCGCAGTGGGGGTGAGTTTTCCGCTGCATGACGATGCCCGGCCCACGCTAGGCACCTGCATGCGCTTGCACGGCAGTGAAGCGGCGCTGGCCGCGCTGATGAGCACGCCTTGGCTGCGCGGTGTGCGGGATCATCTGGCGCAAGCACAACCGACACCGCAACCCGTGCCGCTGGAGAAATTGCAGGGCTACCGGGTGGTGAGCCGGGTGCAGGTTCACAGCAGCCCGGAGCGTCAACGCCGTCGGCTGATGCGCCGTCAGGGCGTGGATGAGCGGGAGGCGGTGCAGCGCATTCCCAACGATGTGGTGCAGCGCTGCGATCTGCCCTTTGTGTCACTGGCCAGCGCGAGCACGGGGCAGGTATTCAAGCTGTTCGTCCGGCATGGCACGCTACAAGCGCAGGCGGTGGAGGGTCGGTTCAATGCCTATGGACTGAGCCAGCAGGGTGCTACCGTGCCTTGGTTCTAA
- the asd gene encoding archaetidylserine decarboxylase (Phosphatidylserine decarboxylase is synthesized as a single chain precursor. Generation of the pyruvoyl active site from a Ser is coupled to cleavage of a Gly-Ser bond between the larger (beta) and smaller (alpha chains). It is an integral membrane protein.) — protein sequence MRDRLAVLPQYLFPKRLLTERAGALARTPHGERTTQVIRWFIARYGVNMAEAAEPNPAAYATFNDFFTRALRPGARPLASAPWVCPVDGAVSQFGRISGDQVFQAKGHRYSATALLGGDAALAAAFQDGQFATIYLSPRDYHRIHMPCAGRLKRMVYVPGALFSVNPTTARGVPGLFARNERVVCVFEGDSGPFVMVLVGATIVGSMATVWHGVVNPPRSAEPRSWDYAGDQAITLAQGAEMGRFLLGSTVVMLFPQGSGLRFTTRWEPTAPVRMGEVMGTR from the coding sequence GTGCGTGACCGACTTGCTGTTCTGCCCCAATACCTTTTCCCCAAACGCCTGTTGACCGAACGGGCCGGTGCGTTGGCCCGCACGCCCCATGGTGAGCGCACCACGCAGGTGATCCGCTGGTTCATTGCGCGTTATGGCGTGAACATGGCGGAAGCGGCCGAACCCAACCCTGCGGCCTACGCCACGTTCAACGACTTTTTTACACGGGCGCTGCGTCCGGGGGCGCGTCCACTGGCGTCGGCGCCGTGGGTGTGCCCGGTGGATGGCGCGGTGAGCCAGTTTGGTCGCATCAGCGGCGATCAGGTGTTCCAAGCCAAGGGTCATCGCTACAGCGCCACGGCCTTGCTGGGCGGGGATGCGGCATTGGCGGCGGCGTTCCAAGACGGCCAGTTCGCCACCATTTACCTGAGCCCGCGTGATTACCACCGCATTCACATGCCCTGTGCGGGTCGGTTGAAGCGCATGGTGTACGTGCCGGGGGCGCTGTTCTCCGTCAACCCCACCACGGCGCGAGGGGTGCCGGGGCTGTTCGCCCGCAACGAGCGCGTGGTGTGCGTGTTTGAGGGCGACAGTGGGCCGTTTGTGATGGTGTTGGTGGGTGCCACGATTGTGGGGAGCATGGCCACGGTGTGGCATGGTGTGGTCAATCCGCCGCGCAGCGCCGAGCCTCGGAGCTGGGACTATGCAGGCGATCAGGCCATCACCCTGGCCCAAGGCGCCGAAATGGGCCGCTTTTTACTGGGTTCGACCGTGGTGATGCTGTTCCCTCAGGGCAGCGGCTTGCGTTTCACGACACGTTGGGAGCCCACCGCCCCTGTGCGCATGGGTGAGGTGATGGGGACGCGGTAA
- a CDS encoding penicillin acylase family protein, which translates to MRRFLRGSLWVVGGLVLGVALALWVNVRMRLPQREGTLSLPGLQAEVSVRYDRWGVPHVRAANEADLYRALGYVHAQDRWFQMEMLRRLARGELAEVLGPKLLPTDRLFRTLTVRQWADTQAQRLNPTDPSTLALQAYLDGVNHFVTTGPLPLEFQLLGLPRRPFAAADTLSVAGYLAYSFANALRTEPVFTQIRDQLGPAYLSVIEPLAAPPARMAPNVPLPALTELAQLGLDAADAAGLPLLEGSNAWAISGARSRSGRPMLAGDPHIGFAVPSVWYEAGLEAPGFTLHGHFAALIPMALLGHNAQFGWSLTMFQNDDMDLIAEQTSPDHPGQVRHHGAWVAWRERQENIAVKGQESVALTLRHGPHGPIVNDALPAHALPASTPIALWWTLLESDNPLLRAFYQLNRADTLDKARQAASQIHAPGLNIVWANAGGDIAYWSAARLPIRPAGVNPHFVLDGSRPEADKLGWLPFSANPQQENPSGGLIVSANQAPMAPVPGYYAPPDRARWLTQALADPDVRWDSAGLQRLQLAHTWDTASDIAAALRTALGDPDALPAGEQRLLALLARWDGRHGVNDVAPTLHHQWLYEVLRAAMSDELGPAGFDLLLRTRNIESIALRLVLDPASPWWDRRDTPQVQETRSAIVQYAWRAAGAHLRRTFGDDPATWRWGRAHTLTHVHPLGRQAPLDRVFNVGPLEVAGGREVPHQHSFQIGSAPWRVTSGPSTRRVIDWGDLTQTLGSTPVGQSGAWGDTHYADQAAAFAQGRGRSMGTGPWPATTPPVHELRLQP; encoded by the coding sequence ATGCGGCGCTTTCTTCGTGGATCACTGTGGGTTGTGGGCGGTTTGGTGCTGGGGGTGGCCCTGGCACTGTGGGTCAACGTGCGCATGCGGCTGCCACAGCGTGAAGGCACCCTGTCGTTGCCTGGCTTGCAAGCCGAGGTCAGCGTGCGTTATGACCGCTGGGGCGTGCCCCATGTGCGCGCCGCCAACGAAGCCGATTTGTATCGCGCCTTGGGTTACGTTCATGCGCAGGATCGCTGGTTTCAAATGGAAATGCTGCGCCGCTTGGCACGCGGTGAGCTGGCCGAGGTGCTGGGCCCGAAACTGCTGCCAACGGATCGTTTGTTCCGCACCCTCACCGTGCGACAGTGGGCAGACACCCAAGCCCAGCGCCTGAACCCCACCGATCCATCGACCCTGGCGCTGCAAGCGTACCTGGACGGGGTGAATCACTTCGTCACCACCGGGCCGCTGCCCTTGGAGTTCCAACTGCTGGGCCTGCCGCGCCGCCCGTTCGCTGCGGCGGACACGCTGAGTGTGGCCGGCTATCTGGCTTACAGCTTCGCCAATGCGCTGCGCACCGAACCCGTGTTCACGCAGATTCGGGATCAGCTCGGGCCGGCGTACCTGTCCGTAATCGAACCGCTGGCCGCACCGCCCGCCCGCATGGCACCGAACGTGCCGCTGCCAGCCTTGACGGAGCTGGCCCAGCTCGGCTTGGATGCCGCCGATGCCGCTGGCTTGCCGTTGCTCGAAGGCAGCAACGCTTGGGCGATCAGCGGGGCCCGCAGCCGCAGTGGCCGACCGATGTTGGCAGGCGATCCGCACATTGGGTTTGCCGTGCCTTCGGTGTGGTACGAGGCGGGATTGGAAGCCCCGGGGTTCACGCTGCACGGCCACTTTGCCGCATTGATTCCCATGGCATTGCTGGGGCACAACGCGCAGTTTGGTTGGTCGCTCACCATGTTCCAAAACGATGACATGGATTTGATCGCCGAACAAACCTCCCCCGACCACCCGGGCCAAGTGCGTCACCACGGCGCGTGGGTGGCGTGGCGCGAGCGGCAAGAAAACATCGCCGTCAAAGGCCAAGAATCGGTGGCGTTGACGCTGCGGCATGGCCCCCACGGCCCCATCGTCAATGACGCTCTACCGGCCCACGCTCTGCCCGCTTCGACCCCCATCGCCTTGTGGTGGACGCTGTTGGAGAGTGACAACCCCTTGCTGCGCGCTTTCTACCAACTCAACCGCGCAGACACGCTGGACAAGGCCCGTCAGGCCGCCAGCCAGATCCACGCTCCAGGCTTGAACATCGTGTGGGCGAATGCGGGGGGAGATATCGCGTACTGGTCGGCGGCGCGGTTGCCGATTCGTCCGGCGGGCGTGAACCCCCACTTTGTCCTTGATGGCAGCCGTCCGGAAGCGGACAAACTCGGCTGGCTGCCCTTCAGCGCCAATCCTCAGCAGGAAAACCCATCCGGTGGCCTGATCGTCTCCGCCAACCAAGCACCGATGGCACCGGTGCCCGGGTATTACGCCCCGCCCGATCGGGCCCGCTGGCTCACCCAAGCGCTGGCCGACCCGGATGTGCGCTGGGACAGTGCTGGCCTGCAACGCCTGCAACTGGCCCACACTTGGGACACGGCGTCCGACATCGCCGCCGCCCTGCGCACCGCGTTGGGCGACCCTGACGCCTTGCCGGCGGGTGAACAGCGGCTGCTGGCCCTGCTGGCGCGATGGGATGGCCGCCATGGGGTCAACGACGTGGCCCCGACCCTGCACCATCAATGGTTGTACGAGGTGCTGCGGGCGGCCATGTCCGATGAGCTGGGGCCGGCAGGTTTCGATTTGCTGCTGCGCACGCGCAACATCGAGTCCATCGCCTTGCGGCTGGTGCTCGACCCGGCCTCACCTTGGTGGGATCGGCGTGACACGCCCCAGGTGCAGGAGACCCGCAGCGCCATCGTCCAATACGCTTGGCGAGCGGCTGGGGCTCACTTGCGCCGCACGTTCGGCGATGACCCGGCCACCTGGCGCTGGGGCCGGGCCCACACCTTGACCCACGTTCATCCCCTGGGACGACAGGCGCCGTTGGATCGGGTGTTCAACGTGGGGCCCTTGGAAGTGGCCGGGGGGCGTGAGGTGCCCCATCAACACAGCTTTCAGATCGGTTCGGCGCCGTGGCGGGTCACCAGTGGCCCGTCCACGCGCCGGGTGATCGATTGGGGCGACCTGACGCAGACGCTGGGTAGCACGCCGGTGGGGCAAAGCGGCGCCTGGGGCGACACCCATTACGCCGATCAAGCCGCCGCCTTCGCCCAAGGCCGGGGCCGTTCCATGGGCACAGGCCCTTGGCCGGCCACAACGCCACCTGTTCACGAACTGCGATTGCAGCCATGA